The DNA region GTTCTGCCTGCAGCTGTCCCAGTTCGCCCACCGGGTCGCGGGTGACGTCCAGCACGTAGATCAGCAGGCGGGTGCGGCTGATGTGCCGCAGAAACTCCAGGCCAAGGCCCTTGCCCTCGCTGGCGCCCTCGATGATGCCGGGGATGTCGGCCAGCGTGAAGCGCTCGTCCGCGGGCGTGCCGTGCGAGTCCAGGCGGTCCACCACGCCCAGGATCGGCGAGAGGGTCGTGAACGGGTAGTCGGCGATGGCAGGGTTCGCGCGGGACAGCGCGGCCAGCAGGCTGCTCTTCCCGGCGTTCGGGTAACCGACCAGGCCCACGTCCGCGATCAGGCGCAGTTCCAGCCGCACGCGGCGCTTCTGCCCGGGCGTGCCGAGTTCCGCGAAGCGCGGCGCCTGCCGGGTGCTGCTGGTGAACGTGCTGTTGCCCCGCCCGCCGAAGCCGCCGCGGGCGATGACCTTCTCCTGCCCGACCCGCACGAGGTCCGCGATGACCTTGCCGCTGTCCTCGTCGAAGGCGGTGGTACCCACCGGCACGTCGATGTACACGTCCTCGCCGTCCGCGCCCTGGCGCAGGCGCCCCTCGCCGTAGGCGCCGTTCGGGGCCTTGAACTTGCGTTTCCCGACCAGGCGTTCCAGTGATTCCACGCCCTCGATGGCGCGCAGCACGATGCTGCCGCCCCGCCCGCCGTGCCCGCCGTCCGGGCCGCCTTTTTCCAGGTACTTGGCCCGGTGGAAACTCATGCTGCCGTCCCCGCCGTTGCCGGCAGCGACCTCAATATTCAGTACGTCTCGAAACGCCATGCAGGCACCTCCTGCGAGTGCTCGCGC from Deinococcus ficus includes:
- the obgE gene encoding GTPase ObgE; this encodes MAFRDVLNIEVAAGNGGDGSMSFHRAKYLEKGGPDGGHGGRGGSIVLRAIEGVESLERLVGKRKFKAPNGAYGEGRLRQGADGEDVYIDVPVGTTAFDEDSGKVIADLVRVGQEKVIARGGFGGRGNSTFTSSTRQAPRFAELGTPGQKRRVRLELRLIADVGLVGYPNAGKSSLLAALSRANPAIADYPFTTLSPILGVVDRLDSHGTPADERFTLADIPGIIEGASEGKGLGLEFLRHISRTRLLIYVLDVTRDPVGELGQLQAELRAYDPTLLEQVSLIALNKTELVDADITQMVVDELAGFGLPVLPVSAKEGAGLPELREAVFQMLPDRELWAQTHALDIESDEVREEPLRLVFREDPPARGVSIVSTGKPERVWEVHGGGFEERITRFSRYLEDAAEYLGNLFKRQGLYNALKRAGAREGDTVEIGTHRFEYFDEDESNNG